Genomic window (Gadus morhua chromosome 3, gadMor3.0, whole genome shotgun sequence):
CGCACCATATAACGAACAGCGCTTTGTTCTCTGGAAGCTGTCATGCCTCAGTGGCGGATGAGCGCCACCACCCTGAGAGCTGCCCTGAGGCGGTGCAGTCCTCCGTTAGGTCCTCACTGTCAGGAGCACAGCTGCTCCACCAGCACCCGGGCGTCCGCCGTGCGTCCAAACCTCAGCTTCCAGGACTCCGGGGGTCCGGGACCTGGAGGGCCGTGGGGGTCTTCTCCTGCAGCACcggacaccacctccacctccaggcagCCGTCGGCCTGCCCCGCCCGCATGCCCTGCACCCTGACCCAGGCCTCACCTTTTGACCCAGGCCTGACCCCACCCTGACCCACCCTTACCGTTTGTGTTCATGCCCGGCCGGTGAAGCGGGGGTCCGCTACGGTGTCGTTCAGCGACCTGACCCAGGTGGGCCGCATCGTCACCAAGGAAACGTCGTAGAAACGCCGAAACCCGGCCAGAACATTCTATTTatgttataataatatacatagtGTGGGATTTAAAGTGTTGGTGTTTTTAAACATGAACCGCAATAAACAAGctttgagagagaaaaaaagagagcgagTGTTACATAATAAATGAGTAAGCGAGTGTTACTTGATAACTTGCATAATAAATGCTGAATGCAGAAGAAGCGTGATTCTCGGGGGTTAAGACACGCCCTTGGAGGGTAAATTACTCAAGGATTGAGGTTGATGTCAGAGGTTGCTGACGTGCACAAGATGAAGGTCTACGGCTGGATAGCAGTGGCTGTGTTGCTCGTTCAGGCTCAACAAGGTAAAGAATAAACCTACGCCAAAACTTAACAAATCACTGATGATCACTAGTGATTAGTTAATAACTTTAATTGGTGATTAAGTCATGTCAAGGAATCGGTTACCAATAAGTaattaaagaggctatgtttagatgaggtaggggttagacagtagagagacaggtcattaaggagcaggtaggggttagacagtaccgaGACAGGTTATTgagtagcaggtaggggttagacaatacagagacgggtcattaaggagcaggatgGCTCCATTCAGTCTAGAtcagggatgccagggtgaaatTGGTCAGGGGGCCAGATTTTTTTGAAGTGAGATCTCAGGGGGCCGGATTACACTATCGGACTGCAAAGGCCTGAAAAGGCCAAAGACTGACTCAACACATGGATAGGTAGGCTATTTTAAATTATGCTTGAAGGCCTACCGAtcgaaaataaattgcattggccCCAAAATAGCCTCACAATGAGGCCTACAATTACATAGCCTAAAGCAGGAGACAGCTCCCGTCTAAAAACGTAACATTTTCCTATCCAtgcaagtagcctacatttataaatgataaataacacaagtgtaaactgttaataaattgtattttatttattgaaggcttgcataggtgaactaggcgatcgcctagggcggcaaatgcgttgggggcggcaaaagtgttgggggcgccccctCGTGGCGGccttaataaattaatcaattttaatgaaacaagcgTGTTTTCTAAACACGTTTCGAAATGGAATGGAGAATGGGGGATGAAAAGTTATTGAATCGTAACAGACCAGCAGCAGTAACATACCAACTGACggattcccaaaaaaaaaaaaaaaaaaaaagtatttaatttttttttttttttataaaaattaaaaaaaatacatatattctccccttatcacccgcgggccggatgtgacatacagtcgggccggatacggcccgcgggccgtcaccaggcccccaggataggcatatacttccgcaatccacccgtgctcagaggccaagcctggtattgcagctgttttagctgggagtggacgggggtccgtcatttcatgtggcccagaagtagatatcgccgtccactccaatacaagtggtgaacaggattgtgtctccgcaaaaaatgtctggatatcaatcaaaggctcataattatctttctaccctgttctaaaaaaatgtaagttttttcttttcaaaacgcctcctcaagcgttttattagcagttgatgttgggtgggcagctgaaaggagccgtactgaaacaaacggctccttgctatggacctattttgaagtgcacggctccattaacttccgaattaaattaaattccgaattaacttccattaactccattaacttccaaagtctgagatttgtccttttacttaacatgaatggcgttgaacacggatatataacacacatcattgaaatagctgtaacaggcacggacgtattgattacctgaatgattatgggagacctacgtaattttcataatattgttaattgtctaatattaacatttcagttgcgttggtaggtatttcattttcatttgcttgtttagctatgtatgacagggttatggttagctatgtatgacagttgacaatgttggtgtattacaattcaatatttgggtaggctactccaacttcgttgctggtcgatatgtaaacatttacttttatataaattattgattgcattcttcgtaaaatagttagttggaaggaatctgtttcttaagcaataacattgaactgattttttttaggcctacatacgtttactatgttactatggtattatatggagcaatcttacatatttatgaagtttccagatcaataaagttctatctctttttatttgaactgcctgtatgtcctcttgattatagtattacagtgtgtaccttggttatcagctatcatagaatggtgtccaaatagctgcatgtgtaagaaataggatttgaaccaagtgttacaatataaaaagcttttattaaaagaccccccaccccaaattttaacaaaacacttttttgggCTGTTTGACTGGGGCAGAAGAGTGGAAGGGGAAACAAAGACAGGTAGCCTAAGAAGTAAGGAAAGgaatgagaggaagaacagtgaaatgaatgaacagtGTGATAAACGCAAATGATTACCAAAAAGGTTATAATTACTGATTTATCAAATACGCAGAGAAGAGCATCATCGAATAAAGATTAAGGACCTGGATTATATCTTACAGTattgaaaactgttgaaattACAATTCAGAGTGGAGAAGGCTGAAGGCATTGGTCCTAAAAGTGTCAGTTTCACCCACTCTGGATTATCGCTTCAAGAGActgaaatgctttttaaaaaaatgtaatttccccTATTGGTGAAATGAACCTTGTCTTTTAAGTATAAACCACAGCAGTTAAACCTTATTCCAGGATGCTCTACGCTGTTGCTTCCTAGCTCTACACTAacagctgcatcttattccatTTCGAAAAAGCAAGTATCTCACCAAGCAAAGTTTTGCTAATGCCTGCTCAAGTTATTTAAATACTTCATTTTATGGATATCtgaaaatatttacagatggttctaaagatcccaaaggacaatgtggtattggcatatatattccagaatttgaaaaaggatatggatatagagtgggtgactttatcagtatactcaatcgagatggccacaataataaccgctcttagatggtttgtagatactaagttttataacagataattcagtatgtgaagatttggtgatagaggtaaagcatcttcttttaaatattataagccttggtttagttattcagttctgttggattccagcccaccatggaatatatggcaatgaaattgctgataaattagctaaaagatactaacctaattagaataatttaaccttaagtatatatatatttttattttattttttatttattcatttcttttgttagtttgttttattttgtttcgtttgtttggttttttcttttaatttatttttacgatttaaagtatcatttgccaacatccttgtcacaaactcctgtgtagtagtcaagtaggtggcggtatatggggaaaaactatgatccaccactaaactagaagaagaagaagatctctgcatccggtacgtcacggactaggtcacgtgtcttggccccataacgcggaagcaaatcgctcctgtatgttaccatgcgccactgagcagtttgcataggaaagaatgggcggccatttccagtccgtggtccatcctttattatgtccatggccgtcaccctggcatccctggTCTAGATTGACCCACGCATGCGTCACCGTTTGTCAGCCGAAAGAAAGCAAGCTGTCATCATATGCAAATGTATCTGAAACATTGTTGTACTGTGCCTACTTTTCTTGGGATGTCCAATTCCAAGACCTTGTTATCCTATTATTAAAGGAATACACAAGATATCTGTAAATTGCCGTCAGCTCGTCTTACCCAGAAGTCCAAATTCATCCTTGTGTGAGTTTGCAGGGTTAGCATTTCCTTTCTCTTTGACGCTTTCATGGACATGTAGAGTTAGATGCTGTTCATGTGAGTGGAATTCACTTTTAATACCTTTCCAAAGATTGCCAATTTTTTCAGAATGGTCGCTTATTTAAAACGAGTGCCAGTAACAGTTGAGCATTTGGAATCTAGATACTGGAAATGTAGGAGTTGTGAACCTAGCCGTGCTTCTGGTGTCCACAGGGTCCCCTTCCAAGGTGCACGTGTCTGAAGGGAAAACGGTGGAGCTCAAGTGCCCTCACGCCTCTGCACTCCCGGTCCGCTGGGCGAAAAAAGTGAATGGGAGCCTGGTCTCCCTGCTGGACCACAACGAGGGCGGACACTTCAGCCTGGCCGCGGACAACCGCACTCTGACGGTGCAGCGGGCGCTATCAGAACACAGCGGCCTGTACCACTGCCAGGGTAAGAACACAGTGTACCTTAAGGTGGATCCGCCCCTTCAGGTGGACCAACCAGTCACCTCTGCTGACTACCGGTGGATCCCGGTGGCCCTGGCACTGGGCGCGGCCCTGGTCATTCTGATTCATAGGAAGCACCGTTCCAGGGAAACACTTCAAAACCACAGGAACGACCCTACACCCGACCTCgtcgtgacctctgacccgacCTCTGAAGGGGTGTATGAAGAGATCCCGGACCAAGGCGACGTCCTGCGACGGGAATCAGGCGGTGGAAACGTTTATCATCCGGCCTATGCCCCGCCCCACGGTAACCACCCCTACGCCAATGTGGATGAACCATGGTCCATGGAGCGCTAGCCCGTAGTGCTAGGAAACTACGCTAGCCCACGCTGCTCTCCTATTGGAGGGAATTCTGACCAGTCACAACCCTCCtgtggggaaaaaaataaatctgttgTAATGTTTATCTTATTTCATCAATTAATATAATGTTCtgaataaaatgttattttaaatcttttttatatatattatatttatatctatatatataaatcgatATAGATATATCGAAATAGGGATGTAGAGCTATCCATACAGCTCTGTAAACTCACCTTCACTTCATACTCATAGTGCTCGTCCTTGCCCTGTCCGCGCAGCAGGTAGCGAGGAACGTTCACCTGTAGGGGCCCCtgctggggcgggggggccgcAGGGGCAGTGGCGGAGCCAGGAAATTTCCATTGGGGTGGCCAGGATGGGGCCAGTGATAATTTTTGGGTGGCAAGCATGTGTCTCACCAGGAGATGCAGAGCTATTTAAGACACATACAGCAAACATCTCAACATTATTCGGAATTCAGATGAAGGTGCAATAGAAAAGTATTCAATATATTTAAATTGTTCTTATACCTAAAGGCAAAGTAACAAAGAAGCTAAAACTTAAAAAAGAATATACACTTATTCTGTATTCAtacttgtttttaaactgtGCTGATTTACCGATTgctatttgtgtttttatttgtattgtacgACTGAGTCGAACAATGGTTGTACAGATATGCATGGACAGCAAGGTATTCTATTTTATAGTAGAGATGTCCTCAGTTTATGGCGACAAGCCAAGTCAATTCTCTCAGTGTATCATCAGGAATACAAAACAAGGATACAAAATTAgaagtgcaatgtttttttaatcaagtCTGATCACAATATGGATTTATCTTTAAATaacaaaaagtataaaatactgagctaatgtatagaaatatgaaaataaataaaataacatcctGAATACAATTTGCTGAATTCCAACAAATGTAAATATGACAAGCATTAACATTAAATAAGCAGTGTCAATTTTTCTTCAATTCGATTCATAAACATCTATCAAACACATAATAACAAACATCATATTCACAATGGGTATTAGGCGGACTCTGCAAGATTAGATTCAAGTTTGAGCCACATTTACACATATCAGAGAATCCAAACAGTGACATCTCATTAAAACTGAACACCTCAAAGACTGTCCTTAAAGATCTATCGGTTCTTGATTTGGAAATGTCTGtttgaaaatggaaaaaaaggcATATTCAATTATTAAATTACAGCAGAGATTAATAACAATCAAGATAAACTCATACATTGGAGTGTACTATCCCATGTTACATCTAATTGATTATCTGAACACTATAATCTGCTTAAAACGTTATAGATTTGAGGCCATTCATCCAACTCTACTCCAGTTGAGGACGGTGAGTGGTATGACTCATACCTGTGTTTATGAATTATCAGGCCACTGTATCAGATTGGGCAAAACTGAAGTGGAATTAAAGTGTCCAGTATGTGTGAAAGAGTGAGTATACCTGGAGGTACCTTGGGCCGCCACTCGTTGTTGGaggctcctctctctcgctgtctgaaTCTTCTGTGggaatctaaatatatatatattaaaaacattAATAGGTGTTTAAAGTATTTTCCACAAGGTGTAATGATCCACTATCCAAGTATTTCACAGATACAAAAGATTAAAATTCATTTTCTACAGCATTAaacatatacaatataaacttgTGGACAATATCGATGAAAAGTTAGCAGAagagtacaacatacaatgtaaGATTGACAA
Coding sequences:
- the LOC115540041 gene encoding uncharacterized protein LOC115540041 isoform X2 codes for the protein MSEVADVHKMKVYGWIAVAVLLVQAQQGSPSKVHVSEGKTVELKCPHASALPVRWAKKVNGSLVSLLDHNEGGHFSLAADNRTLTVQRALSEHSGLYHCQGSTVPGKHFKTTGTTLHPTSS
- the LOC115540041 gene encoding uncharacterized protein LOC115540041 isoform X1; translation: MSEVADVHKMKVYGWIAVAVLLVQAQQGSPSKVHVSEGKTVELKCPHASALPVRWAKKVNGSLVSLLDHNEGGHFSLAADNRTLTVQRALSEHSGLYHCQGKNTVYLKVDPPLQVDQPVTSADYRWIPVALALGAALVILIHRKHRSRETLQNHRNDPTPDLVVTSDPTSEGVYEEIPDQGDVLRRESGGGNVYHPAYAPPHGNHPYANVDEPWSMER